The genomic interval GCACCAAAATCCCCGGGCCGGGGAAAATAGCGGCACACATACCCATCTTCCAACCCCTGTCTCTGACACAGGGGTTATTGCTACAACCAGGAGTGAAAATATCTCCACATCGCCGTTCTTGACCCTCTCTACCACCTCAATATCAGTCAATAGCAGTCTCTCTCTGGAATGCTTACGAATATAATGCGGATAAGGTTTGCATATTAATACGCGCGAGATGTCGAGAGGTTCCCGTTGATGACATGCCCCAGTCAGGGTGAGATTGGTTACGTCCCCGGGGGGTATGCCAAAGTGCTCTGACACCGGCTTTTGATATTCGATAAAAAAAACCGGAAGCCGAAGCTCCCGGTTTTTTATTCCTGGTCGGGGCGAGAGGATTTGAACCTCCGACCACCTGAACCCCATTCAGGTGCGCTACCAGACTGCGCTACGCCCCGTTATTTTACAGCCGCGAAATGTATCAGCAGTTAACCGGCAAGTCAAGACAGGCCAAGGTCAAAGGGGAAAAACGATCAGGAAGCGACGGTCCCCAGAAATCCTTTTACATTGTCAATAACCGGCTCCAACCCCCCACTTTTATGGAAAAAATCATCGAAGCCGACGGCCAGTGCCTTGGAGACATCAACATCCCTGCCCGACATGCCCACAACGTGGATGCTAGCCAGTTTTTCGTCGTTTCTGATTCTCTTGACCAGGGCAAAGCCATCAATGCCGGGCATGAAGATATCAAGGATGATAAGATCAGGTTTGAGCCTGCCCATCTGCATAAGAGCATCAAACCCGTTACTGAAGGAGTAGGCCTCAAAGGACGAGGCCTTCAATTCCTCCTGAAGGGCATTCCGGATAAGGCGGTCGTCGTCGACAATGTAAACAACCCCCATGGATCCCTGTAGTTCTTCAGGAATCGGCAGACCCCGGCTCTTGATCAGATTGACAACCTCCCTTCGCGGGACCCGATAATGCCCTCCAACGGTCTTGAAGGCCACGATCTGTTTGCTCTTTATCCAGTTCTTAATGGTGTTGTGGTGGACACCGAGCATCATTCCCACATCGTTGGGAGTATAATTCTGTTTCAGCTTTATTTTCATCCGCATAACCGGGCCCTCCGAGGAAACATCCTTCCTGGAACTAATAAATATACTAAAGCTGCCACGTTTGTCAATTCAGGAAGTTCTGTTAATACAGGACGCAGGGCATGATTTAGAATCCTGGATGTCGATGAACCCTACCCACCGTCTTTGATAAGGTTCAAAGCCTCCTCCAGTTCCCTGATAGCGGTTTGGATCTGCTTCCGGTTATCGCCAGGGAAAAGATTCATCTGGCCTTTGGCTCTTTTTCGGCTTCTCATCTCACGAAGTTTCTTTCTGGCCCCTGAAATCGTGAAATTATCCTCGTAAAGAAGCCCTTTGATGACCAGGACGGTCTCGATATCCTTTCGTCTGTAGACCCTCTGCGATGAACGGTTCTTGGGGGGAGCCAAGTTGGGAAACTCGGATTCCCAATACCGGAGCACATGGGGTTTGACTCCGGTGAGGCGGCTGACCTCCCCGATCTTGAAGAAAAGCTTGTCGGGTATTTCAATGGATTCTGTCAAGGATTCAATTCCATTGAGAACTGGATTCAGGGTTTACTTGGTGTTGATATAGTCTTTAAGCTTCTGGCTGGGTTTAAAGGACATCACCTTTCTGGCGGAAATCTCCATCTCTTCTCCAGTCTTGGGGTTTCTCCCTTTACGAACGTCTTTGTGTCGAATCACGAAATTCCCGAAACCGGAAAGTTTGACCTTTTGGCCCCGTTCCAACCTTTCCTTGAGAATCTCGAGAATAGCCGCTACCGCCTCGGAAGACTCTTTCTTGGAAAACCCGGTCCTGTCGTGAACCTTTTCAACGATATCGGCCTTCGTCATATTTAATTCCTTTCCTTAACCTTTATTAACAATCTCTTTCATTTTCAAGAAGTTAAAGTTTAATCGGTTTGTAGACTCCCCGTCAAGAGAAAAAATGGGCGCTGCACAATGGTGAAATAACAAACACTTCCAAAGCCAATTTACCACTTTGAATGGATGTACTGTGCTGAAACAACGAGCCCTGTCGCGGTGCTCCGCTCCCTAACTCAAGATTTTAATGTTTTCTCCGTGCCCTCCAATAATGCGCCTTATCATGGCAAGCTGCTCTTCAACTCCAAGGTTTAAGGTTTTCTCCGTGAACTCCGTATCTTCAGTGAGTCACGCCATCGGCGTGACGAACGGGTGGTGGAACAACGTGCCTTATCGCGGTGGGCCGTGGAAGGCTTCCGGGGACTATCTCAGTTTAACACCGAACTTCTTTTTAAGGACTTTGAGAATCCCGACCATATTCCGGTCAACCTCTCCATCCGTAAGGGTTCTTTCGGGGCTCTGAAAATGCAGCGAGAAGGCAAGGCTACGGTGGCCGGCAGGCACTCCTTTGCCTCTGTACTCATCAAAGACATGAACGGCCCGGAGGTTTTCACCGGCATCCATGACCGTCATTTTGATTTCCCCGGCCTTAACCATGGGCGGGACAATCAGGGCAAGATCTCTCAGGACTTCCGGAAATTTGGGGATGGGCCTGTAGGGACTTATTTTCAGGGCCTCGTCCTGAAAACGGTGAATGTCCAGTTCAAAACATCCGGCCCAGCCCTTTATGCCATATCTTTCCCTGGTGTCCCGGTCCAATGTCCCCACCGGGCCCACCGGTTGATCGCCCACCATAACCCATGCGCCCTGGCCTGTTTGAAGATACGGCATATCGAGCTCGGAGAAGGAGATATCCTCAATTCCCATTCCCCTCAGGAGGTTTTCAACAGCGCCCTTTACATCAAAAAAGTCGGCCCTTTTACCTTCCCCATACCATGTTTTGGGGCATCGGTTTCCAGCCATGACGGCGGACACCCGCATCCTCTCCTCGGC from Deltaproteobacteria bacterium carries:
- a CDS encoding response regulator encodes the protein MKIKLKQNYTPNDVGMMLGVHHNTIKNWIKSKQIVAFKTVGGHYRVPRREVVNLIKSRGLPIPEELQGSMGVVYIVDDDRLIRNALQEELKASSFEAYSFSNGFDALMQMGRLKPDLIILDIFMPGIDGFALVKRIRNDEKLASIHVVGMSGRDVDVSKALAVGFDDFFHKSGGLEPVIDNVKGFLGTVAS
- a CDS encoding MerR family transcriptional regulator, giving the protein MESLTESIEIPDKLFFKIGEVSRLTGVKPHVLRYWESEFPNLAPPKNRSSQRVYRRKDIETVLVIKGLLYEDNFTISGARKKLREMRSRKRAKGQMNLFPGDNRKQIQTAIRELEEALNLIKDGG
- a CDS encoding integration host factor subunit alpha, coding for MTKADIVEKVHDRTGFSKKESSEAVAAILEILKERLERGQKVKLSGFGNFVIRHKDVRKGRNPKTGEEMEISARKVMSFKPSQKLKDYINTK